Proteins encoded by one window of Ignavibacteriota bacterium:
- the nadC gene encoding carboxylating nicotinate-nucleotide diphosphorylase codes for MIEYPRFTKLPEKYIKSKIEDFLIEDSPSGDFTSLGTIPKDARCKAYIESQAEICFAGEQIVPAFFGDNSLVSMKICDGAKLHKGSIIAEIEGNASEILTKERIILNLIQRLSAIATLTNEYVQIAKPYNVKILDTRKTTPGLRLFEKYAVAVGGGYNHRLDLSSGILIKDNHIAASGSISNALNNIKKLNKGLPIELEVEDFMQIEEALLIGVDGFLLDNMSPETTFEAVKLIRNSQNGINIFIESSGGINLNTLPEYVKTGINAVSIGALTHGVKSADIHIEIE; via the coding sequence ATGATAGAATACCCCAGATTCACTAAGCTCCCTGAAAAATATATTAAATCAAAAATTGAAGATTTTTTAATAGAAGATTCTCCATCAGGAGATTTCACAAGTTTAGGAACTATACCCAAAGATGCTCGATGCAAAGCTTATATAGAGTCTCAGGCTGAAATATGTTTTGCAGGTGAGCAGATTGTACCGGCATTCTTTGGAGATAATTCATTAGTAAGTATGAAAATTTGCGACGGAGCAAAGCTTCATAAGGGTTCAATAATCGCTGAAATTGAAGGCAATGCCTCTGAAATTCTTACAAAGGAACGAATTATTCTTAATCTCATTCAAAGACTTTCAGCTATTGCTACCTTGACGAATGAATATGTGCAGATTGCAAAACCTTACAATGTAAAAATCCTGGATACGAGAAAGACTACTCCCGGACTGCGCCTTTTCGAGAAGTACGCAGTAGCTGTTGGAGGTGGATATAATCACCGTCTTGACCTGTCTTCCGGAATATTAATTAAGGATAATCACATTGCGGCTTCAGGCTCAATATCAAATGCGTTAAATAATATCAAAAAACTTAATAAAGGGCTACCGATTGAACTGGAAGTCGAGGATTTTATGCAAATTGAAGAAGCATTGCTTATAGGCGTGGACGGATTCCTTTTGGATAATATGAGCCCTGAAACTACTTTTGAAGCAGTGAAATTAATCAGAAATTCCCAAAATGGTATCAATATTTTTATCGAATCCTCCGGGGGTATTAATCTGAATACTTTGCCGGAATATGTCAAAACAGGTATTAATGCAGTGTCAATTGGAGCGCTTACTCATGGAGTGAAATCAGCGGATATTCATATTGAAATAGAATAG
- a CDS encoding GNAT family N-acetyltransferase, with amino-acid sequence MILQDIENIELSYLQLKDYEELKDVMIDSYTTMPNSYWKEHHIKKLTEIFQEGQVVIKINNQLAGVALSIIVDYNEFQNHHTYKEITGNYTFNTHTNNGDVLYGIDVFIKPEYRGLRLGRRLYDYRKELCEKLNLKGIALGGRLPDYHKYSHELSPKEYIDRVKRKNLFDPVLSFQISNDFHPSKVLKGYLEGDKASNEYAVLLEWDNLYYEKISQKAVTPKRVVRLGLIQWQMRSYKNLDELMQQAEYFVDAVSGYRCDFALFPEFFNAPLMAENNHLSEPEAIRELAKHTNSIADKFSELSISYNINIITGSMPEIVGDHLFNAGYLCKRDGTVERYEKLHVTPDEAKVWGMQGGNQLKTFDTDCGKIGILICYDSEFPELSRILADDGMDILFVPFLTDTQNGYSRVRHCAQARAIENECYVAIAGSVGNLPNVHNMDIQFAQSMVLTPCDFAFPSNGIKAEATPNTEMILIADVDLDLLRELNKFGSVRNLKDRRLDIFSLKKK; translated from the coding sequence ATGATTTTACAAGATATAGAAAACATTGAACTTAGTTATCTCCAGTTGAAAGACTATGAAGAACTTAAAGATGTAATGATTGACTCTTACACTACAATGCCTAATTCATACTGGAAAGAGCATCATATCAAAAAACTTACGGAGATTTTTCAGGAGGGGCAGGTTGTAATTAAAATTAATAATCAATTAGCAGGGGTTGCTCTCTCAATTATAGTTGATTATAATGAGTTCCAGAATCATCATACTTATAAAGAAATAACCGGTAATTATACCTTCAATACTCATACTAACAACGGTGATGTGCTTTATGGCATTGATGTTTTCATCAAGCCTGAATATCGTGGGTTAAGACTTGGGCGACGTCTCTATGATTATCGTAAAGAACTTTGCGAAAAACTCAATTTAAAAGGTATCGCATTAGGTGGCAGGTTGCCGGATTACCATAAATATTCACACGAATTAAGCCCTAAAGAATATATTGACAGGGTAAAACGCAAAAACTTATTTGACCCTGTGCTGAGTTTCCAAATTTCAAATGATTTCCATCCTTCAAAAGTACTAAAAGGCTATCTCGAAGGTGATAAAGCATCAAATGAGTATGCTGTATTATTGGAATGGGACAACCTTTACTATGAGAAAATCTCTCAAAAAGCAGTTACTCCGAAGCGTGTTGTAAGACTTGGTCTAATTCAGTGGCAGATGCGCTCATATAAAAATTTGGATGAGCTGATGCAACAAGCAGAGTATTTTGTGGATGCAGTATCAGGCTACCGATGTGATTTTGCTCTTTTTCCTGAATTTTTCAATGCTCCTTTGATGGCTGAGAATAATCATTTGTCAGAACCGGAAGCAATAAGAGAGCTCGCAAAACACACAAATAGCATAGCAGATAAATTTTCTGAATTATCTATCTCGTACAATATCAATATCATAACCGGAAGTATGCCAGAGATTGTGGGAGACCACCTGTTCAATGCAGGATATCTCTGCAAGAGGGACGGGACAGTCGAACGCTATGAGAAGCTGCACGTAACACCGGATGAAGCAAAAGTCTGGGGTATGCAGGGCGGTAATCAGCTCAAAACATTTGATACCGATTGCGGAAAAATTGGCATTTTGATTTGCTACGATTCCGAATTCCCGGAATTATCAAGAATTCTTGCTGATGATGGTATGGATATATTATTTGTGCCATTTCTAACTGACACTCAAAACGGCTATTCCCGCGTCAGGCATTGCGCTCAAGCCCGCGCTATCGAAAATGAATGCTATGTTGCTATAGCAGGCAGTGTCGGAAATCTCCCGAATGTACACAATATGGACATTCAGTTTGCCCAGTCTATGGTGTTGACACCTTGTGACTTTGCTTTCCCGTCAAATGGCATAAAAGCTGAAGCTACGCCAAATACAGAAATGATTTTAATTGCTGATGTTGATTTAGATTTACTTCGTGAATTGAATAAATTCGGAAGTGTCAGAAATCTGAAAGATAGACGTCTTGATATTTTTAGCCTTAAGAAAAAGTAA
- a CDS encoding RNA polymerase sigma factor: MGQRFEEYSDTELFYMLCDDKHTAERAFSELFSRHSPRIYAYCKRFIGNTEEAQDIFQETFLRFHQSASKDREMTNLPAFLLRIARNLCVNFKKREKQAVSYEDYMAPDFGSENVSEKSELLDLIKDALEVLPDEYKEPFILREYNGMTYNEIAEITGQPLSNVKVRIYRAKQKIKEILEPYMQELD, encoded by the coding sequence ATGGGACAACGTTTTGAAGAATATAGCGATACCGAACTTTTCTATATGCTATGCGATGACAAGCATACGGCAGAGCGGGCATTTTCGGAGTTGTTTTCCAGACATTCACCAAGGATATATGCATATTGTAAACGGTTCATTGGCAATACAGAAGAAGCTCAAGATATATTCCAGGAAACTTTTTTAAGATTCCACCAAAGTGCGAGCAAAGATAGAGAAATGACAAATTTACCGGCATTTCTACTTAGAATAGCTCGCAACTTATGTGTGAACTTCAAAAAAAGAGAAAAGCAAGCTGTTAGTTATGAAGATTATATGGCTCCCGATTTCGGTAGCGAAAATGTATCTGAAAAGTCCGAACTGCTTGACCTTATCAAAGACGCTCTTGAGGTCCTTCCTGATGAATATAAGGAGCCTTTTATTCTCCGTGAATATAATGGTATGACTTATAATGAAATAGCAGAGATAACCGGGCAACCCTTATCAAATGTTAAAGTAAGAATTTATCGTGCAAAACAGAAAATAAAGGAAATACTTGAACCTTATATGCAAGAATTGGATTAG
- the tig gene encoding trigger factor, with translation MSRNIVNITDTEQKVTFTIPKSEMDIAVQNAIKEIIPKMNMPGFRPGKVPFNMVKKMYGKSIEHDEQNKIADAKFKEFLEEVKPNIVSQPILSEIENKGDDLEFSVEFQLIPEFELNDYKNISVDEPVHAVTDDEVQDYINRMAMINGSTEIVDTVTDINHNVYVTSPEEYSKFKENPEVGSDNIPNDKLALFDKNYHPELKEKFIGKKVEDSIEWKNPAAPADSEPIIFVITKIEKITPAELNDEKVAELTKGQHSSFEDFKTALELDLQKAWDDKSKNILEDNIINFLINSNDIKIPDVFILERAQAIFEETKKQRKLTINFEDLPESEKADLRKYAAKSVKFALIRDKIIQKEEIEVEEQDIDNYIQIAFQNMPSYDEAMLDQFRQIIRENNQIINSILGDKVMDLLKDFTTTNEVPFEEKELVDTDLFDENEDEDFDIFDEDEEFVDEDEFDEIEEWDEEDDEWDEDEDEDEDFDDDEASKKE, from the coding sequence TTGAGTAGAAACATTGTAAACATCACTGATACAGAACAAAAAGTAACGTTCACTATACCAAAAAGTGAAATGGATATTGCTGTCCAAAATGCCATTAAGGAAATAATACCTAAAATGAATATGCCCGGTTTCAGACCTGGTAAAGTTCCTTTCAACATGGTAAAAAAAATGTACGGAAAGTCTATTGAGCATGATGAACAGAATAAAATTGCCGACGCAAAATTCAAAGAATTTTTAGAAGAAGTTAAACCAAATATTGTTAGTCAGCCAATTCTTTCGGAAATTGAAAACAAGGGTGATGATTTAGAATTTTCAGTAGAGTTTCAGTTAATTCCTGAATTTGAATTAAATGATTATAAAAATATTTCTGTTGATGAGCCGGTTCATGCTGTAACTGATGATGAGGTTCAGGATTATATTAACCGTATGGCGATGATAAATGGCTCGACTGAGATTGTTGATACAGTAACAGATATCAATCACAACGTTTATGTTACAAGCCCTGAAGAATATTCTAAATTCAAAGAAAATCCTGAAGTTGGATCAGACAATATACCAAATGATAAACTTGCATTATTTGATAAGAATTATCACCCTGAATTAAAAGAAAAGTTTATTGGAAAAAAAGTTGAAGATTCAATTGAGTGGAAGAACCCTGCAGCTCCGGCTGATAGTGAGCCGATAATATTTGTTATTACAAAAATCGAGAAAATAACTCCGGCTGAGCTTAATGATGAAAAAGTTGCAGAACTCACAAAAGGTCAGCATTCATCATTTGAGGATTTCAAAACAGCTCTTGAGCTTGATTTACAAAAAGCTTGGGATGATAAATCCAAAAATATTTTGGAAGATAATATTATCAATTTCCTGATTAATTCAAATGATATTAAAATCCCTGATGTTTTTATTCTCGAAAGAGCACAGGCTATTTTTGAGGAAACGAAGAAACAGAGAAAACTGACTATAAATTTTGAAGATTTACCGGAATCTGAAAAAGCTGACCTGAGAAAATACGCTGCAAAAAGTGTAAAATTTGCTTTAATCAGAGATAAAATTATCCAAAAAGAAGAAATCGAAGTAGAAGAGCAGGATATTGATAATTATATACAAATTGCTTTCCAGAATATGCCAAGTTACGACGAAGCTATGTTGGATCAGTTCAGACAAATTATTCGTGAAAATAACCAAATTATTAATTCTATTTTAGGTGATAAAGTTATGGATCTGTTAAAAGACTTTACTACAACAAATGAAGTTCCTTTTGAAGAAAAAGAACTTGTTGATACTGACCTCTTCGATGAGAATGAGGACGAAGATTTCGATATCTTTGACGAAGATGAAGAGTTTGTAGATGAAGATGAATTTGACGAAATTGAAGAATGGGATGAAGAAGACGATGAGTGGGATGAAGATGAAGATGAAGACGAAGACTTTGATGATGACGAAGCTTCAAAAAAGGAATAA
- the rlmB gene encoding 23S rRNA (guanosine(2251)-2'-O)-methyltransferase RlmB, with amino-acid sequence MKDDSIFYIFGRNAILEALKSDENIEKIYYSFGLQGRQIDQIVFLARKAKVPVTQYDKQKFSALANNLFGDSAKTQGVIAQKSIVNYIDIDDLIEDALGKEENPVILMLDEINDPGNLGAIARTAECSGVAGIILPERNSSPVTPAAVKSSAGAINHLKLCKTVNMIQAIKKLKDSGFWITGTALSARQLYTAPIYDRPTVIVIGNEGKGMKPSLQKHCDNLVKIPILGKIDSLNASVSCGIILYEIVRQRQK; translated from the coding sequence ATGAAAGATGATAGCATATTTTATATTTTTGGGCGTAATGCAATTTTAGAAGCATTAAAATCCGATGAAAATATTGAAAAAATTTATTATTCCTTTGGACTTCAGGGAAGACAGATAGACCAGATTGTTTTTCTTGCCCGTAAAGCAAAGGTACCGGTTACACAATACGACAAGCAAAAATTTTCTGCGTTAGCAAATAATTTATTCGGTGATTCTGCAAAAACTCAAGGCGTGATAGCTCAAAAGAGTATTGTCAATTATATTGATATTGATGACCTGATCGAAGATGCTCTCGGCAAAGAGGAAAACCCTGTTATTCTTATGCTTGATGAAATAAATGACCCCGGAAATCTTGGAGCAATTGCACGTACAGCAGAATGTAGTGGTGTTGCGGGTATCATACTGCCGGAGCGAAATTCCTCGCCTGTTACGCCGGCTGCAGTTAAATCTTCAGCAGGTGCTATTAACCATTTGAAGCTTTGCAAAACAGTCAATATGATTCAGGCAATTAAAAAACTTAAAGACAGTGGTTTCTGGATTACAGGCACTGCTCTTTCTGCTCGTCAGCTATACACAGCACCTATATATGACCGTCCGACAGTCATAGTAATCGGCAATGAAGGCAAGGGTATGAAGCCTTCGCTTCAAAAGCATTGTGATAATCTTGTAAAAATTCCAATTTTAGGTAAGATTGATTCTCTCAATGCCTCAGTTAGTTGCGGAATTATTCTATACGAAATTGTAAGACAAAGACAGAAATAA
- the rpmA gene encoding 50S ribosomal protein L27, protein MAHKKGMGSTKNGRDSQSKRRGVKKFGGESVIAGNIILRQVGTKFHPGNNVGLGTDYTIYSLIDGVVKFERKDKTRKQISVYPMN, encoded by the coding sequence ATGGCTCATAAGAAAGGTATGGGTTCGACCAAAAATGGTCGTGACTCCCAATCCAAACGCAGAGGCGTTAAGAAATTCGGCGGTGAAAGTGTTATTGCCGGTAATATAATTTTACGTCAGGTCGGTACGAAGTTCCATCCCGGAAATAATGTAGGGCTTGGCACAGACTATACGATATATTCACTAATTGACGGTGTTGTCAAATTCGAAAGAAAAGACAAAACCCGTAAGCAAATTTCTGTATATCCTATGAATTAA
- the rplU gene encoding 50S ribosomal protein L21, with protein MLAVVEIAGTQFEVEPNATYNVPLLEGNPGDTVEFNNILLFENDGSTQVGAPYIEGNVSAKIVEHGKGDKVLVFHKKRRKGYRKLNGHRQHYTAIEITNISINN; from the coding sequence ATGTTAGCAGTAGTTGAAATAGCCGGAACACAATTTGAAGTCGAACCAAATGCGACTTATAATGTGCCCTTGCTGGAAGGCAATCCCGGCGATACTGTAGAATTTAATAATATTTTACTTTTTGAAAATGACGGCTCAACACAAGTTGGTGCCCCATATATCGAAGGTAACGTAAGTGCGAAAATTGTAGAGCACGGCAAAGGTGATAAAGTATTGGTATTTCATAAAAAGCGTAGAAAAGGATACCGTAAACTTAATGGTCATCGCCAGCATTACACAGCAATCGAAATAACAAATATTAGCATAAATAATTAG
- a CDS encoding YfhO family protein, whose protein sequence is MAKLKASKTQIGNKLPLNTDFTLIPQKYQDWTFIGLIALLVFIFFGGVVTSYEIAASDNFASISFRNYLADASQSGEFPHWVPYIFGGMPSYSSLLITGDRFWDFTAEIFFGYTRLMGNIFGNDSIRVIQFYIIFGIGMFLLMRAKKHQTYVAFFTAIAAVFSTGIIHWVMIGHNTKPITMAILPFIFLLMEKLVEKFRLIWAVLLIVALHLLLESAHVQMMFYSGVAIGVYLMFELISRFATKNDPVSIVKVIGTLVIAGGIAFSLSSDRYLAIQEYTPYSVRGSAPITDTGGEKVDDHGGNSYEYATMWSFSPQEVMTFFIPSYYGFGKLPYKGPATRGEEFKVPTYWGQKVFEDVPPYMGILVMFLAIYGFVRNRKDVFVQSLLAVSIFILFLSFGNNLPIIYDLFFNYVPSFNKFRAPSMALAIVQFAFPVLAGYGLSSIIKEWKEGNFTKKTIQAILGVTGGFLALGLFYAVAFKSFYISAMQNSANQTFKSVASQIPDLTDFVWGVMIGDWLLLGVFLLIFGIMTVMLFKNKISLNVYIPVILLILIIDLWTQGWRPLELSKTDTVSESLRKTDVVEFLEQDKSTYRIADFAMAGISPNLPAYFGLENIGGYHPAKLRVYQDMLDVADQGSTNQVTNPFLWNLLNVKYIISNQDMGATPAFQSKQNGWFVYENPSMFPRAFFVDSYKVEKPMEILKNMKEGNFDPSLVAYLEKEPGQTVEPTTDAAKIEFIERKNESIKMKINATGNNLLMLSEIYYPLWKAYLDGKEIEIYKTNYAFRSVIVPSGEHILEMKLEVKGFETGKMLSIASNILLALLLAGGIFLEWKRKKTE, encoded by the coding sequence ATGGCAAAGCTTAAAGCAAGTAAAACTCAAATTGGCAATAAACTGCCTCTTAATACTGATTTTACACTTATACCCCAAAAATATCAGGATTGGACTTTTATCGGACTAATCGCACTACTGGTATTTATTTTTTTTGGTGGAGTTGTAACCAGCTATGAAATTGCTGCATCAGATAATTTTGCATCTATAAGTTTCCGGAATTATCTTGCAGATGCATCTCAATCAGGCGAATTTCCACATTGGGTGCCTTATATTTTTGGTGGAATGCCATCATATTCATCACTGCTTATAACAGGTGACAGATTCTGGGATTTTACCGCCGAAATCTTTTTTGGATATACCAGATTAATGGGCAATATTTTTGGCAATGATTCAATTCGGGTAATCCAATTCTATATTATTTTCGGAATTGGTATGTTTCTTCTGATGCGTGCAAAAAAGCATCAAACTTATGTAGCTTTTTTTACTGCTATTGCTGCAGTATTCTCAACAGGAATAATTCACTGGGTTATGATTGGGCACAATACAAAGCCAATCACTATGGCTATTTTGCCGTTTATTTTCCTTTTGATGGAAAAATTAGTGGAAAAATTCAGACTGATTTGGGCTGTATTACTGATTGTAGCACTTCATCTGCTCCTTGAGTCGGCTCACGTTCAGATGATGTTTTACAGTGGTGTGGCAATAGGAGTTTACTTGATGTTTGAATTAATAAGCCGATTTGCAACCAAAAATGACCCTGTGAGTATAGTCAAGGTAATCGGCACCTTAGTTATTGCAGGAGGAATTGCTTTTTCACTTTCTTCTGACAGATATTTAGCAATTCAAGAATATACTCCTTATTCTGTCAGAGGCTCTGCACCGATTACAGATACTGGCGGGGAAAAGGTTGACGACCATGGTGGCAATTCTTACGAATATGCTACTATGTGGTCATTCAGCCCGCAGGAAGTAATGACATTTTTTATTCCGAGTTACTATGGATTTGGTAAATTGCCATATAAAGGTCCTGCAACAAGAGGAGAGGAGTTCAAAGTTCCGACTTACTGGGGCCAAAAGGTTTTTGAAGACGTGCCCCCGTATATGGGCATTTTGGTTATGTTTCTGGCAATTTACGGATTTGTCCGAAACCGTAAAGATGTTTTTGTTCAATCCCTTCTGGCTGTCTCGATATTTATATTATTTTTATCATTTGGTAATAATTTGCCAATAATTTATGATTTATTTTTCAATTATGTGCCTTCATTCAATAAGTTCAGGGCGCCAAGTATGGCACTTGCAATTGTTCAGTTCGCTTTCCCTGTACTTGCAGGGTATGGATTGTCATCAATAATAAAAGAATGGAAAGAAGGCAACTTTACGAAGAAAACAATTCAGGCAATTCTTGGTGTGACAGGTGGTTTTCTTGCATTAGGACTATTCTATGCCGTGGCTTTCAAATCATTCTATATATCAGCTATGCAAAATTCTGCAAATCAAACTTTCAAGAGTGTTGCAAGTCAAATTCCTGATTTGACAGATTTTGTTTGGGGTGTGATGATAGGTGACTGGCTACTTTTGGGTGTGTTTCTGTTAATTTTTGGAATAATGACTGTGATGCTGTTTAAAAATAAAATCAGCCTGAATGTATATATTCCTGTAATTCTTTTAATATTGATAATTGACTTGTGGACGCAGGGCTGGAGACCTCTTGAATTATCAAAAACAGATACTGTATCAGAATCTCTGCGAAAAACTGATGTAGTGGAATTTTTAGAACAGGATAAATCAACATACAGAATTGCTGATTTTGCAATGGCAGGAATTTCTCCTAATTTGCCGGCATATTTCGGACTGGAAAATATTGGAGGATATCACCCTGCAAAACTTCGCGTATATCAGGATATGCTTGATGTAGCAGACCAAGGGTCAACAAATCAGGTTACTAATCCATTCCTTTGGAATCTACTCAATGTGAAGTATATTATATCCAATCAGGATATGGGTGCTACTCCGGCTTTTCAATCCAAGCAAAACGGTTGGTTTGTTTATGAAAATCCTTCTATGTTCCCAAGAGCATTTTTTGTAGATAGTTACAAAGTCGAAAAGCCTATGGAAATTCTTAAGAATATGAAAGAAGGTAATTTTGACCCAAGTCTTGTCGCTTATCTTGAGAAAGAACCCGGTCAGACAGTCGAACCTACCACTGATGCAGCGAAGATTGAATTCATTGAACGCAAGAATGAAAGTATTAAAATGAAGATAAATGCTACCGGTAATAACCTTCTGATGCTGAGTGAAATTTATTATCCGCTATGGAAAGCATATCTCGACGGCAAAGAAATCGAAATTTATAAGACTAATTATGCTTTCCGCTCAGTGATTGTGCCGTCGGGTGAACATATTCTTGAAATGAAACTTGAAGTAAAAGGCTTTGAAACCGGTAAAATGCTGAGTATAGCTTCAAATATCTTGCTTGCATTGCTTCTTGCAGGTGGTATATTTTTAGAATGGAAAAGAAAGAAAACTGAATAA